In Scatophagus argus isolate fScaArg1 chromosome 14, fScaArg1.pri, whole genome shotgun sequence, the following proteins share a genomic window:
- the dpagt1 gene encoding UDP-N-acetylglucosamine--dolichyl-phosphate N-acetylglucosaminephosphotransferase, producing MSPVPVLPLVINWFMSALGCMATLKLIPAFKDHFIAARLYGMDLNKTTKKEVPESQGVISGTVFLIILFCFIPVPFLSCFVGDQCMGFPHDEFVQLIGALLAICCMIFLGFADDVLNLRWRHKLLLPTMASLPLLMVYFTNFGNTVIVVPKPFRVLLGLHLDLGILYYVYMGMLAVFCTNAINILAGINGIESGQALFISGSIIVFNLLELSGDYRDDHVFSLYFMIPFFFTTLALFYHNWYPSSVFVGDTFCYFAGMTFAVVGILGHFSKTMLLFFIPQVVNFVYSLPQLFHIIPCPRHRLPRLNPGTGKLGMSYSKFKRKDLSKLGHIIMTVAELLKLLEVRRGQEGDDEFIECNNMTLINLVLKFLGPIHERNLTVIMLIIQLMGSAVAFGIRYHLVRLFYDV from the exons ATGTCGCCAGTTCCCGTCCTGCCGTTGGTGATTAACTGGTTCATGTCTGCACTCGGCTGCATGGCTACACTGAAACTCATTCCTGCTTTCAAAGACCATTTCATCGCAGCGAGATTGTACGGAATGGAcctaaacaaaacaaccaaaaaggAAGT CCCCGAGTCCCAAGGGGTCATCAGTGGGACGgtcttcctcatcatcctctTTTGCTTTATCCCAGTGCCTTTCCTCAGCTGCTTTGTAGGGGATCAATGCATGGGTTTTCCACATGATGAG TTTGTACAGCTGATTGGTGCACTTCTGGCCATCTGCTGCATGATCTTCCTTGGCTTTGCTGATGATGTGCTGAACTTGCGATGGAGGCACAAGCTCCTGCTTCCCACCATGGCTTCCCTACCGCTGCTCATGGTCTATTTTACCAACTTTGGCAACACGGTCATCGTGGTGCCCAAGCCTTTCAGAGTCCTGCTTGGGCTGCATTTGGATCTGG GTATCCTGTACTATGTCTACATGGGAATGCTTGCAGTATTTTGCACAAATGCCATCAACATCCTCGCAGGCATCAATGGCATCGAGTCAGGTCAAGCCCTGTTTATCTCCGGCTCCATCATCGTCTTCAACCTGCTGGAGCTCAGTG GAGATTATCGTGATGACCATGTTTTCTCCCTCTACTTCATGATACCATTCTTCTTCACCACGTTAGCACTTTTTTACCACAACTG GTACCCctcatctgtgtttgtgggagATACCTTCTGCTACTTTGCTGGGATGACATTTGCTGTGGTTGGAATCCTGGGACACTTCAGCAAAACAATGCTGTTGTTCTTCATTCCTCAAGTGGTGAACTTTGTCTACTCCTTGCCTCAGCTTTTTCATATCATCCCCTGTCCCAGACACCGACTGCCCAG GCTGAATCCAGGCACGGGCAAACTGGGGATGAGCTATTCTAAATTCAAAAGAAAGGACCTCTCTAAATTAGGACACATCATTATGACG GTGGCCGAGTTATTGAAACTGCTAGAGGTGCGAAGAGGCCAGGAGGGAGATGATGAATTTATTGAGTGCAACAACATGACCTTAATAAATCTTGTCCTGAAATTTCTTGGTCCCATCCATGAGAGAAACCTCACAGTCATCATGCTCATCATACAG CTGATGGGCAGTGCAGTGGCTTTCGGCATCCGTTATCATCTGGTGCGTCTCTTCTACGACGTCTAG